One Flavobacterium sp. 90 DNA segment encodes these proteins:
- a CDS encoding branched-chain amino acid aminotransferase: MSTTQASKIEIRKATSSKISEVDFENLSFGAVFTDHLFECDFKNGEWQNPVIKPYAPILMDPSSKVFHYGQAIFEGMKAYKDDNNDVWLFRPDENYKRFNNSAVRMAMPEVPESVFMDGLNELLKIDQEWIQRGNGASMYIRPFMIATGAGVIANPSDEYKFMILLSPAKSYYSGEVKVIIAEHYSRAANGGIGAAKAAGNYAAQFYPTDLANKDGFQQIIWTDDATHTKLEEAGTMNVFFRINDTLLTAPTSERILDGITRKSLIEMAEKEGLKVEVRPVIVSELVEAAKNGSLKEIFGAGTAAVISVIKGFSYQDVYYEMAPIENTYGALLKEKLTSLQNKLSEDTFGWTVKVQ, encoded by the coding sequence ATGAGTACAACTCAAGCAAGCAAAATTGAAATCAGAAAAGCAACTTCGTCAAAAATAAGCGAAGTAGACTTTGAAAACTTAAGCTTTGGTGCTGTTTTTACAGACCATTTATTCGAATGTGATTTTAAAAATGGAGAGTGGCAAAATCCTGTCATTAAGCCTTATGCTCCAATTTTAATGGATCCTTCTTCAAAAGTCTTTCATTACGGGCAAGCTATTTTTGAAGGAATGAAAGCTTATAAGGATGATAATAATGATGTTTGGTTGTTTAGACCAGATGAAAACTACAAACGTTTTAACAATTCTGCAGTTCGTATGGCAATGCCAGAAGTTCCGGAAAGTGTTTTTATGGATGGTTTGAACGAATTATTAAAAATTGATCAGGAATGGATTCAAAGAGGAAACGGAGCTAGTATGTACATCCGTCCTTTTATGATCGCAACCGGAGCCGGAGTTATTGCAAATCCTTCTGACGAATATAAATTCATGATTTTACTTTCTCCTGCAAAATCGTATTATTCAGGTGAAGTAAAAGTTATTATTGCTGAACATTATAGTAGAGCTGCAAATGGTGGAATTGGTGCTGCAAAAGCTGCCGGAAACTATGCTGCACAGTTTTACCCAACTGACTTAGCAAACAAAGACGGTTTCCAACAAATAATCTGGACTGATGATGCAACGCATACTAAACTGGAAGAAGCTGGAACTATGAATGTTTTCTTCAGAATTAACGATACTTTATTAACAGCTCCAACAAGTGAAAGAATTTTGGATGGTATTACCAGAAAAAGTTTAATTGAAATGGCAGAAAAAGAAGGTCTTAAAGTTGAAGTTCGTCCTGTTATTGTTTCAGAATTAGTAGAAGCGGCTAAAAACGGATCTTTAAAAGAAATTTTTGGTGCAGGAACTGCTGCAGTTATCAGCGTAATCAAAGGATTCTCTTACCAGGATGTTTATTATGAAATGGCTCCAATTGAGAATACTTATGGTGCTCTTTTAAAAGAAAAATTAACTAGTCTTCAAAACAAACTTTCTGAAGATACTTTTGGATGGACTGTAAAAGTTCAATAA
- the mnmD gene encoding tRNA (5-methylaminomethyl-2-thiouridine)(34)-methyltransferase MnmD, producing MEREIIKTLDGSTTIHLKEWDECYHSKHGAIQEAKHVFIKNGLSLFENNPVSILEIGFGTGLNAFITFLESEQKQQQIDYVGVEAYPVNAEEVLAMNYVAELEALEFDNIFQKMHKSEWNEKTQICNLFSLTKRKQFFDEIDDLEIFDLIYFDAFGYRVQPELWSTEIFRKMYNSLKPNGVLVTYAARGVVKRSMIEVGFTVEKLAGPPGKREMFRAFKKV from the coding sequence GTGGAAAGAGAGATAATTAAAACGCTGGATGGGTCAACAACAATTCATTTGAAGGAATGGGACGAATGTTATCATTCTAAACATGGAGCAATTCAGGAAGCAAAACATGTATTTATAAAAAACGGACTTTCCTTATTTGAAAATAATCCGGTGAGTATTCTTGAAATTGGTTTTGGAACAGGATTGAATGCTTTTATTACTTTTTTAGAATCAGAACAAAAACAACAACAAATAGATTATGTTGGAGTAGAAGCGTATCCAGTAAATGCTGAAGAAGTTTTGGCAATGAATTATGTTGCTGAATTGGAGGCATTGGAATTTGATAACATTTTTCAGAAAATGCATAAAAGTGAATGGAATGAAAAAACGCAAATTTGCAACCTTTTCTCGTTAACCAAAAGGAAACAATTTTTTGATGAAATCGACGATTTAGAAATTTTTGATTTGATTTACTTTGATGCCTTCGGATATCGCGTTCAACCGGAGTTGTGGAGTACTGAAATTTTCAGGAAAATGTACAATAGTTTAAAACCAAATGGAGTTTTGGTAACATACGCCGCTCGCGGAGTTGTTAAAAGAAGTATGATTGAAGTTGGTTTTACTGTCGAAAAATTGGCAGGTCCTCCGGGGAAACGAGAGATGTTTCGAGCGTTTAAAAAGGTTTAA
- a CDS encoding integrase core domain-containing protein: MRNNSQDSTLERNYLEKYRFLIKEYEQVKNKTHPLYKKALDFYAANNTCRKSFLKYYNRFKQSGKSIDLLPQKRGPKYKTRRPLPFIEQKVIELREKGNNKYEIVSILRPKLGKHTPSYSGVYNILKRNKINRLTPKIKKNHQKIIKERMGQLGHIDCHYLSKSIIKGENKNRYLVCVIDDYSRIAWAELVSDITSLTVMFAALKCLNILSDHYEIKFEEILSDNGAEFGPKTSKVKNNHPFERMLMELGIVHRYTKPYRPQTNGKVERFWRTLEDDLLRDTDFDSHEELKEELLQYLYYYNHERPHQGIDGKKPIEMINPLPK, encoded by the coding sequence ATGAGAAATAATAGTCAGGATTCCACTTTAGAGCGGAACTATTTAGAGAAGTATCGTTTTTTAATAAAAGAATATGAACAGGTAAAAAATAAAACTCATCCTTTGTATAAAAAAGCACTGGATTTTTATGCAGCAAATAATACGTGCCGAAAGAGTTTTTTAAAGTATTATAATCGCTTTAAACAAAGTGGGAAATCCATTGATTTATTACCCCAAAAAAGAGGGCCTAAATATAAAACCAGACGTCCTTTGCCTTTTATAGAGCAAAAAGTAATTGAATTACGAGAAAAAGGAAACAACAAATATGAAATTGTTAGTATCTTAAGACCCAAATTAGGAAAGCATACACCATCATATTCTGGAGTTTATAATATTTTAAAACGCAATAAAATAAATAGATTAACTCCGAAGATTAAAAAGAATCATCAAAAAATAATCAAGGAAAGAATGGGACAACTTGGTCATATTGATTGTCATTATTTGAGCAAAAGTATAATTAAAGGGGAAAATAAAAATCGCTATTTAGTTTGTGTAATAGATGATTACAGTCGAATTGCCTGGGCTGAATTAGTTTCTGATATCACCAGTTTAACAGTTATGTTTGCGGCATTGAAATGTTTAAACATCCTAAGTGATCATTATGAAATAAAATTTGAAGAGATATTATCTGATAATGGAGCTGAATTTGGACCTAAAACAAGCAAAGTAAAAAACAATCATCCTTTTGAGAGAATGCTAATGGAACTAGGAATTGTGCACAGGTATACAAAACCATACAGACCACAAACCAATGGTAAAGTTGAACGCTTTTGGAGAACTCTGGAAGATGATTTATTGAGAGATACAGATTTTGATTCTCATGAAGAATTAAAAGAAGAATTATTGCAATATCTATATTATTATAATCATGAAAGACCACATCAAGGTATTGATGGAAAGAAACCAATCGAAATGATAAATCCGTTACCGAAATAA